GTCGGCGGTCACCCGATCCAGGCCACCCCGGGCCAGAGCGGCGCCGCGGAAGATGTTACCGCCCCCCAGCACCAGCCCCAACTGCACGCCTGCGGCCACCAGTTCCAGGATACCGTCCACGGTGCGTTCCACCATGACCGGATCGATACCGAACTCGCCATCCCCCATGAGCGCCTCGCCGCTCAGCTTGAGCAGCACCCGCGGATAGCGCAGCGCCGCGGACGTCATGCCGGGGACCCGGGGCGGGGTGATGGGCGGCTGCACGTTCCCATGATGGTCAGACGCGGGCCTGTGCCGCCACCTCTTCCGCGAAGTTCTCCGTCTTCTTCTCGATGCCCTCGCCCACCTCCATGCGAACATAGGCGTTCACCCGGGCACCCTGGTCCGCCAGCAGCTTCTCGACGGTGGTATCGGGGTCCTTGATGAAGGGCTGGCCTAACAAGGTCACTTCTTTTACGAACTTCTTGATGCGGCCCGTCACCATCTTGTCGACGATTTCGGGTGGCTTGCCGCTCTCGGCGGCCTGGGCGGCGAAGATCTCCCGCTCCTTGTCCAGCATGCCTTCGGGGATACTGCCCTCGTCCAGGCACACGGGCCGACTGGCGGCCACATGCATGGCCACGTCACGGGCCAGCTCGTCGCTGCCGCCGCTCATGTCCACCAACACCGCGATGCGTGCGCCGTGCTGATACTGGCCGATACGGTCGCCGGCAGCCGCCATCACCTCGAGACGCCGGATGGCGATATTCTCACCCACCTTGGCCACCAGTTCGCGGCGGGCATCCTCCACCGAGGCCCCGCCGAACTCCTCGGGGCTCAGGGCCGACAGGGCCTCCACGTCCGCCGGCTGCTCCCGCAGCACCACATCGGCGAGGGCCTGGACGAAGCCCCGGAAGTTCTCCTCCTTGGCCACGAAGTCGGTCTCGCTGTTGACCTCCACCATGGCGGCGCGCAGACCGTCGCCGGCCACGGCCATGCCGACCATACCGTCGGCAGCCACCCGCCCGGCCTTCTTGTCCGCCTTGGCGGCACCGGACTTGCGCATGACCTCCACGGCTGTTTCGATATCACCCCCGGCTTCCACCAGGGCCTTCTTGCATTCCATCATGCCTGCGCCGGTGCGTTCACGCAGCGTCTTTACCTGTGCAGCGCTGATCTGCATTGCCACTGTCCTCTCTGAAACCTTAAAAATGGGTTCGGGTGACACCAGTGGCCCGCCACATCACCGAGGCGGGCCACCCGCCCCTCATGCCGAGGTATCGGCCGCCTTGGTCTCTGGAGCCTCCGCCTCGGCCGGGGCTTCGACGGGGGCTGGGGCCGCGGCCTCGGGGGAGGCCTCGGCGGGGGGCGGTGCCTGCTCCGCGACGGGCTGTCCACCCTCGTCCTGCTCGGTATTCACCAGCATGTTGCGGGCGGCCTCCCGGCCTTCCTTGATGGCATCGGCGGCACCACTCACGTAGAGATGAATGGCGCGGATGGCATCGTCATTGCCGGGAATGACGTAATCCACACCGTCCGGACTGTTATTGGTGTCCACCACGCCCACCACGGGGATGCCCAGCTTGGTGGCCTCGGCCACCGCGATCTTCTCGAAGCCCACGTCGATGATGAACATGGCATCCGGCAGGCCGTTCATGTTCTTGATACCGCCGAGGCTGCTCTCCAACTTATCCAGCTCGCGCTGGCGCATCAGGCCTTCGCGCTTGTTGATTCGGTTCATGGAACCGTCCTCCATCATGGCCTCCAACTCCTTGAGCCGGGCGATGGATTGCTTGACGGTCTTGAAATTCGTGAGCATGCCCCCCAGCCAGCGGCGATCCACATAGGGCATGCCGCAGCGCAGGGCCTCGGCGCGTACCGCCTCTTGGGCGGTGCGCTTGGTGCCCACGAACAGGATGGCGCCGCCGTTGGCCGCCATGCGGCCGAGGAAATTCATGGCTTCGCTATAGAGGGGGAGTGTCTGCTCCAGATTGACGATATGGATCTTGTTGCGCTGGCCGAAGATATAGGGGGCCATCTTCGGGTTCCAGAAACGGGTCTGGTGACCGAAATGCACGCCGGACTCCAGCATCTGGCGCATGGTTACGTTTGCCATCTGTCATTTCTCCTGTGTGGGTTGGGCCTCCGCGTGCCCGTGCGCCGTAACCCGAATCTCCGGGCACCCGCGACGCACGTGGCTGGCACGCGTGTGGAATTTTTATGAGGAAATGCCGAATTGCGCGGCGTTTCCCGCTGACTCTCATGGCGATACGCGCCGCCCAAGATGATGAAAGAGGAGCGCGTATCGCCATGTTCGTTCCCTCACCCCATCCCTCTCC
The Gammaproteobacteria bacterium DNA segment above includes these coding regions:
- the tsf gene encoding translation elongation factor Ts, which translates into the protein MQISAAQVKTLRERTGAGMMECKKALVEAGGDIETAVEVMRKSGAAKADKKAGRVAADGMVGMAVAGDGLRAAMVEVNSETDFVAKEENFRGFVQALADVVLREQPADVEALSALSPEEFGGASVEDARRELVAKVGENIAIRRLEVMAAAGDRIGQYQHGARIAVLVDMSGGSDELARDVAMHVAASRPVCLDEGSIPEGMLDKEREIFAAQAAESGKPPEIVDKMVTGRIKKFVKEVTLLGQPFIKDPDTTVEKLLADQGARVNAYVRMEVGEGIEKKTENFAEEVAAQARV
- the rpsB gene encoding 30S ribosomal protein S2, coding for MANVTMRQMLESGVHFGHQTRFWNPKMAPYIFGQRNKIHIVNLEQTLPLYSEAMNFLGRMAANGGAILFVGTKRTAQEAVRAEALRCGMPYVDRRWLGGMLTNFKTVKQSIARLKELEAMMEDGSMNRINKREGLMRQRELDKLESSLGGIKNMNGLPDAMFIIDVGFEKIAVAEATKLGIPVVGVVDTNNSPDGVDYVIPGNDDAIRAIHLYVSGAADAIKEGREAARNMLVNTEQDEGGQPVAEQAPPPAEASPEAAAPAPVEAPAEAEAPETKAADTSA